The Leptospira sp. WS60.C2 genome includes the window GGTGGTTTCCAACGACTTCCTCGGAGACATTCGCTCTTCTATCTTTGATGCGGATGCTTGTATCGAACTAAGCCCTACGTTTTTCAAACTCGTATCTTGGTATGACAACGAAATGGGATACTCCAACCGAGTATTAGACCTCGTACGTTACATGGCAAAAAAAGGCTAAAATGAAATTACCTCTTCTAGAAGAACAAAATCTAAAAGGAAAACGAGTCTTTGTTCGTGTGGACTTCAATGTCCCTGTGGAAAACGGAAAAGCCACGGACAAAACTCGCATTGAAAAAACCCTACCTACTTTGGAACTTCTCATCTCCAAAGGAGCCAAAATCATTTTGGGAAGCCACTTAGGCCGACCAAAAGGTGGACCGGAACCAAAGTATTCCATGAAACCAGTGTTTGATGTTCTATCCACTCTTGTGAAAACCAAGGTCAGTTTCTCAGAGACTGTGATTGGACCAGAGGTGGTAAAATTGGCAAACGCACTTGGCGAAGGGGAAATCCTACTTTTAGAAAATCTTCGTTTCCATAAGGAAGAAGAGGCAAATGATCCTGGTTTCTGTAAGGAACTAGCAAAACTCGCCGACGTCTATGTCAATGATGCCTTCGGAACGGCACACAGAGCCCACGCTTCGACAGAAGGTGTGGCTCACCTTCTCCCTGCTTTTGCGGGTCTACTCATGCGTAAGGAAATTGAAGTCTTAAGTGGCCTCCTCGCAAAACCAGAGCGTCCTTTTGTGGCGATTGTGGGTGGATCCAAAGTCAGTTCCAAATTTGCCATTTTAAAAAACCTTCTCGATAAGGTGGACCATCTCCTCATCGGCGGGGGAATGGCGTATACGTTTTTAAAATCAAGAGCGGTTCCTGTGGGTAAGTCCCTTGTGGAACCTGAGTTTGAATCCCAAGCCTTCCAACTCATCGACCGAGCTGGGGTGCAAGGGGTCGACCTTCAAATCCCCATTGACCATATCATTGCGGACAATTTTGATCCGAATGCGAAAACCAAGTCTGTAGACAAGATGGGAATCATGGATGGATGGATGGGAATGGACATCGGGCCAAAAACCATCGACAATTATGTAAAAGCCATCAAAGAAGCAAAAACCATCCTTTGGAACGGACCAATGGGTGTGTTTGAAATGGATAAGTTCTCCAAAGGAACGATCGAAATTGCAAAGGCCATCAGTAAATCCAAGGCCAAAACCGTTGTGGGTGGAGGAGATTCCATCGCCGCTGTAAACAAAGCTGGTGTGGCTGATAAAATCACTCATATTTCCACGGGTGGAGGCGCTTCCTTAGAATTTTTAGAAGGACGCACTCTCCCAGGTGTGGAATGTTTACTCCCAAAGGAAGGCAAATAAGATGAGAAAAAAGATCATTGCAGGAAACTGGAAAATGAACCTCACTCTTGCGGAAGCAAAAACCATCGCGAGAGGACTCGTCGATGTAAGCAATGCTTCCACGTTTGAAGTCATGGTGTTCCCGAGTGCCCTCCATTTGGAGTCGGTTTCTTCTATTGCCAATGGATCCAAACTCATCGTTGGGGCTCAGAATGCCTACCAATCTGGCCTCACTGCCATGACAGGGGAAATCTCCCCTGTACAACTAGCAGAAATGGGAATCAAAACCGTTCTTGTCGGACACTCCGAAAGACGCCAATTCCTCGGAGAAACATCCGAGTTTG containing:
- the pgk gene encoding phosphoglycerate kinase, with amino-acid sequence MKLPLLEEQNLKGKRVFVRVDFNVPVENGKATDKTRIEKTLPTLELLISKGAKIILGSHLGRPKGGPEPKYSMKPVFDVLSTLVKTKVSFSETVIGPEVVKLANALGEGEILLLENLRFHKEEEANDPGFCKELAKLADVYVNDAFGTAHRAHASTEGVAHLLPAFAGLLMRKEIEVLSGLLAKPERPFVAIVGGSKVSSKFAILKNLLDKVDHLLIGGGMAYTFLKSRAVPVGKSLVEPEFESQAFQLIDRAGVQGVDLQIPIDHIIADNFDPNAKTKSVDKMGIMDGWMGMDIGPKTIDNYVKAIKEAKTILWNGPMGVFEMDKFSKGTIEIAKAISKSKAKTVVGGGDSIAAVNKAGVADKITHISTGGGASLEFLEGRTLPGVECLLPKEGK